A genome region from Frankineae bacterium MT45 includes the following:
- a CDS encoding threonine synthase, with protein sequence MTALLSRAASPASGLICRNCGASYPLGAQHACFECFGPLEIGYDAEALARVTREEIEAGPHSIWRYAGLLPVGQNEETRVESNTGMTPLIRADNLGAALGFTAPLWVKDDSANPTHSFKDRVVSVAMTAARELGFTRIACASTGNLANSVAAHAARIGMDSIVFIPSDLEPAKIVQSSIYGTTLVGIQGSYDDVNRLCSELSETDEFEATGFVNVNVRPYYAEGSKTLGFEVAEQLGWRIPPQIVAPMASGSLLTKVNKAFKELVAAGLVDASTWKVFGAQSAGCSPIATAFAEGKDVITPVKPTGIAKSLNIGNPADGPYALDVVRTTGGAMASVDDDEIRAGIRLLASTTGVFAETAGGVTVAVLKKLVESGQLDPSVETVIYNTGDGLKTIDAVADGAGPTAVIPPTLKGMREAGLM encoded by the coding sequence ATGACCGCACTACTCTCTCGCGCCGCCTCGCCGGCCTCCGGCCTGATCTGTCGCAACTGCGGCGCAAGTTACCCGCTCGGTGCGCAGCACGCCTGCTTCGAGTGTTTCGGCCCCCTCGAGATCGGCTACGACGCCGAGGCGCTGGCCCGGGTTACCCGGGAAGAGATCGAGGCCGGACCACACTCCATCTGGCGCTACGCCGGCCTGCTGCCGGTCGGGCAGAACGAAGAGACCCGCGTCGAGTCCAACACCGGCATGACCCCGCTCATCCGGGCCGACAACCTCGGCGCCGCCCTCGGCTTCACCGCCCCGCTCTGGGTCAAGGACGATTCGGCCAACCCCACCCACTCCTTCAAGGACCGTGTCGTCTCGGTGGCCATGACGGCGGCCCGCGAGCTCGGATTCACCCGCATCGCCTGCGCCTCCACCGGCAATCTGGCCAACTCGGTCGCCGCCCACGCGGCCCGGATCGGCATGGACTCCATCGTCTTCATCCCCTCGGACCTCGAGCCGGCCAAGATCGTCCAGTCCTCCATCTACGGCACCACCCTGGTCGGTATCCAGGGCTCCTACGACGACGTGAATCGGCTCTGCTCGGAGCTGTCGGAGACCGACGAGTTCGAGGCCACCGGATTCGTGAACGTCAACGTCCGCCCGTACTACGCCGAAGGCTCCAAGACCCTTGGCTTCGAGGTCGCCGAGCAACTCGGCTGGCGTATCCCGCCGCAGATCGTGGCGCCGATGGCCTCCGGCTCGCTGCTGACCAAGGTCAACAAGGCGTTCAAGGAGCTGGTCGCGGCCGGGCTCGTCGACGCCAGCACCTGGAAGGTCTTCGGCGCCCAGTCGGCCGGCTGCTCGCCGATCGCCACGGCCTTCGCCGAAGGCAAGGACGTCATCACCCCGGTGAAGCCGACCGGGATCGCCAAGTCGCTGAACATCGGCAACCCGGCCGACGGGCCGTACGCGCTCGACGTGGTGCGCACCACCGGTGGCGCGATGGCCTCGGTCGACGACGATGAGATCCGGGCCGGGATCCGGCTGCTGGCCTCGACCACCGGCGTCTTCGCCGAGACCGCCGGCGGCGTCACCGTCGCTGTGCTGAAGAAGCTCGTCGAGTCCGGGCAGCTCGACCCGTCCGTCGAGACGGTCATCTACAACACCGGTGACGGGCTCAAGACGATCGACGCCGTCGCCGACGGCGCCGGCCCGACCGCTGTCATCCCACCGACGCTGAAGGGCATGCGCGAAGCCGGCCTGATGTAG
- a CDS encoding LytR cell envelope-related transcriptional attenuator — protein sequence MSHIAPERPAKRRFDRIAGSLLALIGVAAAAVAIVALHHPNGRSVAVAKESIVTDSAGNEVATDTVSATTTSRAAPTSAAQSSSSPATSDSASASSGTTTLTNSKSIPLIVLNNTTQTDLAQTARSQFVAGGWTVSSVGNLTNNIASTVVYYDPSDPANEAAAKALQAQFPVIKRVKEKFDGLPSGPLIVVLTPDYTS from the coding sequence ATGTCGCACATAGCTCCTGAACGTCCGGCCAAGCGTCGGTTCGACCGCATCGCAGGCTCTCTCCTGGCTCTCATCGGTGTCGCTGCCGCCGCAGTGGCGATCGTTGCCCTGCACCACCCCAACGGACGGTCGGTCGCCGTCGCCAAAGAGAGCATCGTCACCGATTCCGCCGGCAATGAGGTCGCAACCGACACGGTTTCGGCGACGACGACCTCGCGAGCCGCGCCCACATCCGCCGCTCAGAGCTCCTCGAGTCCGGCCACGTCGGACAGCGCCTCAGCCTCGAGCGGAACGACGACTCTCACCAATTCGAAGTCGATCCCGCTCATCGTGCTCAATAACACGACGCAGACCGACCTGGCCCAGACGGCCCGCAGCCAGTTCGTCGCCGGCGGCTGGACGGTGAGCTCCGTGGGGAACCTCACCAACAACATCGCCTCCACCGTCGTGTACTACGACCCCAGCGATCCGGCCAACGAAGCCGCGGCGAAGGCGCTGCAGGCCCAATTCCCCGTGATCAAAAGGGTGAAGGAGAAGTTCGACGGGCTCCCCAGCGGGCCATTGATCGTCGTTCTCACGCCCGACTACACCTCCTGA
- a CDS encoding Lipase (class 3) → MTTPAAPSISVRGGSGGITADCDSLRSAADSLAAIGVEAARLALSLHHVLFAPELVVPSILDPAGGARFEFELAAALDGPAGLLSCAARLAALELEIRSAAAAYQAADHLVETGEPYLDALGSLPRGVGAAAAALDQLVGDLRSGRLDAVPGALADLQGTLTADPSLVAAVAKNLGGMPLIAALRAEFTASQLLSDGEPVVTRRAPEPDAPYLPPRNLAQIISGLERPIPGGDVDVHIMPSDAGRSSDEPGPRRVIVDIPGTDNWAPSSGNPDVANLGTNVLAIEGADTSYERGVIEAMRQAGIRADDDVMLVGHSQGGMVAVNTAHDLSRSGEFQVSHVVTAGSPIAGTVGELPANVRVLAIENDSDIVPMLDGAVNPDRPNVTTVTVTHRYDDIDASHALETAYVPGANDIDADGRRYPSVAEFLQGIHGFVSSESIVTQTFHIARGTE, encoded by the coding sequence GTGACCACGCCGGCCGCTCCGTCGATCTCAGTACGTGGTGGCAGTGGAGGCATCACCGCCGACTGTGACTCGCTCAGGTCCGCAGCCGACTCGCTGGCGGCGATCGGCGTCGAGGCGGCCCGGCTCGCCTTGTCGCTGCACCACGTGCTCTTCGCACCCGAATTGGTCGTCCCGAGCATCCTCGACCCGGCTGGCGGCGCCCGCTTCGAATTCGAACTCGCCGCCGCACTGGACGGGCCCGCCGGGCTGCTGAGCTGCGCCGCCCGACTCGCCGCCCTCGAACTCGAGATCCGCTCGGCCGCCGCGGCGTACCAGGCCGCCGATCACCTGGTCGAGACGGGCGAGCCGTACCTGGATGCCCTGGGATCGCTGCCGAGGGGCGTTGGGGCGGCCGCGGCCGCGCTTGATCAACTGGTGGGCGACCTGCGTTCCGGGCGGCTGGACGCGGTACCCGGGGCGCTGGCTGATCTGCAGGGCACCCTGACGGCCGACCCTTCCCTCGTCGCCGCAGTCGCCAAGAACCTTGGCGGCATGCCGCTCATCGCCGCACTGCGCGCCGAGTTCACCGCCAGCCAGTTGTTGAGCGACGGCGAACCCGTGGTCACCCGGCGCGCACCAGAGCCCGACGCCCCCTACCTGCCGCCTCGCAATCTGGCCCAGATCATCAGCGGACTGGAGCGCCCGATCCCAGGCGGGGACGTAGACGTGCACATCATGCCGAGCGACGCCGGGCGCTCCAGCGACGAACCCGGGCCGCGGCGGGTCATCGTGGACATCCCCGGGACGGACAACTGGGCGCCCTCAAGTGGGAACCCCGACGTCGCCAATCTCGGCACCAACGTGCTCGCCATCGAGGGCGCCGACACGAGCTATGAGCGAGGGGTCATCGAAGCAATGCGGCAGGCCGGCATCCGGGCCGACGACGACGTCATGCTGGTCGGGCACAGCCAGGGCGGGATGGTCGCGGTCAACACAGCGCACGACCTCAGCCGCAGCGGCGAGTTCCAGGTAAGCCATGTGGTGACGGCCGGCTCCCCGATCGCGGGAACGGTCGGCGAACTACCAGCAAATGTCCGGGTTCTGGCGATCGAGAACGACAGCGATATCGTCCCGATGCTCGACGGCGCGGTGAACCCGGATCGACCCAACGTCACCACGGTTACCGTCACCCATCGCTATGACGACATCGACGCCAGCCATGCCCTCGAGACCGCCTACGTCCCGGGCGCCAACGACATCGACGCCGATGGCCGGAGGTATCCATCGGTCGCGGAATTTCTGCAGGGCATCCACGGCTTCGTGAGTTCTGAAAGCATCGTCACTCAGACCTTCCATATTGCGCGTGGCACCGAGTAG
- a CDS encoding amino acid/polyamine/organocation transporter, APC superfamily — protein sequence MTAVTTDAKTELGYEQELHRGVGVFASFAAGFSFVSILTTVFQLFGLGFFLGGASFFWTWPVVFAGQLCVALLFSELAGRWPVSGAIFQWSSRLAGTIWGWFTGWIMIIGQILTTAVAAIAIQAVLPSIWSGFQIVGGHDADPSILSRTGAQNAVVLGVALLVITTIVNVLGIRQMAAATSVGVAVEIVAVITLIVLLFCLSKRGPSVVMHNTGWDPKATGISNYFFAWLASSLMAAYVMVGFDSAGELSEETYTPRKTTPKTIIRALTTSGAGGLLLILGGLMAASSLTDGNLASGGLAWVVSDRLGNVVGRLLLCCVAVAVFACTLACQTSGARMMYSMSREKAFPGHRALAKVSPRTGTPIITSIVVGLGAAIALLVNIDSTTIFTALASLCIGMLYVAYFGVTIPLLIVRIRRANTDRFPAGVDEDGKPLFSLGKWGIPVNVAAVIFQAIMIVNLLWPRAVIYDLSGDTWWLKWSGLLFVGITLAVGGIYFAVRQLHNKIVLVHVPHSAALLPVRDADVAAGQAAM from the coding sequence GTGACTGCAGTAACGACCGACGCCAAGACCGAGCTCGGCTACGAGCAGGAGTTACATCGCGGCGTCGGGGTGTTCGCCTCGTTCGCCGCCGGGTTCTCGTTCGTGTCGATCCTCACGACCGTGTTCCAGTTGTTCGGCCTTGGTTTCTTCCTCGGCGGGGCTTCGTTCTTCTGGACGTGGCCCGTCGTCTTCGCCGGCCAACTCTGTGTGGCGCTGCTCTTCTCAGAACTGGCCGGACGGTGGCCCGTCTCGGGCGCGATCTTTCAGTGGTCGAGTCGCCTCGCCGGCACGATCTGGGGCTGGTTCACCGGATGGATCATGATCATCGGCCAGATCCTCACCACCGCCGTCGCGGCGATCGCCATCCAGGCCGTTCTCCCGTCGATCTGGTCCGGGTTCCAGATCGTCGGCGGCCATGATGCCGACCCCTCGATCCTCTCCCGCACCGGCGCCCAGAACGCCGTCGTGCTCGGCGTCGCCCTGCTCGTCATCACCACGATCGTGAACGTGCTCGGGATCCGGCAGATGGCGGCGGCGACCAGTGTCGGCGTCGCGGTCGAGATCGTCGCCGTCATCACTCTGATCGTGCTGCTCTTCTGCCTCTCCAAGCGCGGCCCGTCCGTCGTCATGCACAACACCGGCTGGGATCCGAAGGCGACCGGCATCAGCAACTATTTCTTTGCCTGGCTCGCCTCGTCACTGATGGCCGCCTACGTCATGGTCGGGTTCGACTCCGCCGGAGAGCTCTCTGAGGAGACGTACACCCCGCGCAAGACCACACCGAAGACGATCATCCGCGCACTCACCACCTCCGGTGCCGGCGGATTGTTGCTGATCCTCGGGGGCTTGATGGCCGCCTCCAGCCTCACCGACGGAAACCTCGCCAGCGGCGGGCTGGCCTGGGTCGTCTCCGACCGGCTCGGCAACGTGGTCGGCCGCCTGCTGCTCTGCTGCGTCGCCGTGGCCGTCTTCGCCTGCACGCTCGCCTGCCAGACGTCGGGCGCCCGGATGATGTACTCGATGTCACGCGAGAAGGCCTTCCCGGGCCACCGCGCCCTGGCCAAGGTCTCGCCCCGCACGGGAACCCCGATCATCACCTCCATCGTCGTCGGCCTCGGTGCCGCCATCGCGCTGCTGGTCAACATCGACTCCACGACGATCTTCACGGCGCTCGCCAGCCTCTGCATCGGCATGCTGTACGTCGCGTACTTCGGGGTGACGATCCCGCTTCTCATCGTGCGGATCCGCCGCGCCAACACCGACCGATTCCCGGCCGGGGTCGATGAGGACGGCAAGCCGTTGTTCTCGCTGGGGAAGTGGGGCATCCCGGTCAACGTGGCCGCCGTCATCTTCCAGGCCATCATGATCGTGAACCTGCTCTGGCCGCGCGCGGTCATCTACGACCTCTCCGGCGACACCTGGTGGCTGAAGTGGAGTGGCCTGCTCTTCGTCGGTATCACGCTGGCGGTCGGCGGGATCTACTTCGCGGTGCGGCAGTTGCACAACAAGATCGTTCTGGTCCACGTGCCCCACAGCGCGGCACTGCTTCCGGTCCGCGACGCGGACGTCGCCGCCGGACAAGCGGCGATGTAA
- a CDS encoding DinB superfamily protein, with the protein MEQPAVDDKDWTWVLDEPCPECGFDAAQVSGRDVPAIVDDARHRFTVALTRPDAKQRPEPRTWSTLEYACHVRDVNRIMTERVELMLNNDDPQFPNWDQDETALTDRYAEQIPSQVAAELQVQFSDASRVFGAVQQDQWERPGRRSNGSAFTVDSLGRYFAHDLVHHLHDISA; encoded by the coding sequence ATGGAGCAGCCTGCGGTCGACGACAAGGACTGGACCTGGGTCCTCGACGAGCCCTGTCCGGAGTGCGGCTTCGACGCCGCGCAGGTCAGCGGCCGGGACGTCCCGGCGATCGTCGACGACGCCCGACACCGCTTCACCGTCGCCCTGACCCGGCCGGACGCCAAGCAGCGCCCGGAGCCGCGCACCTGGTCGACCCTGGAGTACGCCTGCCACGTACGGGACGTGAACCGCATCATGACCGAACGCGTTGAGCTGATGCTCAACAATGACGACCCCCAGTTCCCGAACTGGGATCAGGATGAGACGGCGCTGACCGACCGCTACGCCGAACAGATCCCATCGCAGGTCGCGGCTGAGCTGCAGGTGCAGTTCAGTGACGCCTCCCGGGTCTTCGGTGCGGTGCAGCAGGATCAATGGGAGCGTCCGGGACGCCGCTCGAACGGCTCCGCCTTCACAGTGGATTCACTCGGCCGTTATTTCGCGCATGACCTCGTGCATCACCTGCACGACATCAGCGCCTGA
- a CDS encoding agmatinase, producing the protein MTERAPNSFEGVNDEGYWAQQAEGRLPDRRHLEEIERGLTFGLEAAPTIVDRRISTFVRGELPHFAGETGTFLKSPFMEDVHDVGDAEVAFFGVPLDSGATYRPGTRFGPQGIRRATNLFGTYSYEQGVDLREQVNMVDLGDVFTIPGNLEKSFDQISQAMAHVAQSGAMPVVLGGDHSIGFPTIRGLAPHLDGNIGIIHFDRHVDTQETDLDERMHTTPWFHATNIKNAPATNLVQVGIGGWQAPRPGVQVGRERGTTVITVGDVERTGWEKVVETALEVAWKGAKAVYLSFDIDVFDAGFVPGTGWPEPGGLLPREGLNMVRAIAREGLAGIEVVECSPPYDTSEQTALLSARVIMDSLASMVQAGKIGTKAAQLDRRAWGP; encoded by the coding sequence GTGACTGAACGCGCACCCAACTCATTCGAGGGAGTCAACGACGAGGGGTACTGGGCCCAACAAGCCGAGGGACGCCTGCCCGACCGTCGGCACCTGGAGGAGATCGAGCGCGGTCTGACCTTCGGGCTCGAGGCCGCCCCGACCATCGTCGACCGGCGCATCTCCACCTTCGTCCGTGGAGAACTGCCGCATTTTGCTGGGGAAACCGGCACGTTCCTCAAGTCGCCGTTCATGGAGGACGTACACGATGTCGGTGATGCCGAGGTCGCCTTCTTCGGCGTGCCGCTGGACTCAGGGGCCACCTATCGGCCGGGTACCCGATTCGGCCCGCAGGGGATCCGGCGGGCCACCAACCTCTTCGGCACCTACTCCTACGAGCAGGGGGTGGATCTGCGCGAGCAGGTGAACATGGTCGACCTCGGCGATGTCTTCACGATCCCGGGGAACCTGGAGAAGTCTTTCGACCAGATCAGCCAGGCCATGGCCCATGTCGCGCAGTCGGGCGCGATGCCGGTGGTACTCGGCGGCGACCACTCGATCGGCTTCCCGACCATCCGCGGTCTGGCCCCGCACCTGGACGGAAACATCGGAATCATCCACTTCGATCGGCACGTCGACACCCAGGAGACGGATCTCGACGAGCGCATGCACACCACTCCGTGGTTCCACGCGACGAATATCAAGAACGCGCCGGCAACGAACCTGGTCCAGGTCGGCATCGGAGGATGGCAGGCGCCGCGTCCGGGCGTGCAGGTAGGTCGCGAGCGCGGCACGACCGTCATCACCGTCGGCGACGTCGAGCGGACCGGCTGGGAGAAGGTCGTCGAGACGGCCCTCGAGGTCGCGTGGAAGGGCGCGAAGGCCGTGTACCTCTCGTTCGACATCGACGTCTTCGACGCCGGTTTCGTCCCCGGGACCGGATGGCCGGAGCCGGGTGGCCTGCTGCCGCGGGAGGGCCTGAACATGGTCCGCGCCATCGCGCGGGAGGGCCTGGCCGGCATCGAGGTGGTCGAATGCTCGCCGCCGTACGACACGTCCGAGCAGACGGCCCTGCTCTCGGCCCGGGTCATCATGGACTCGCTGGCCAGCATGGTGCAGGCCGGCAAGATCGGGACCAAGGCGGCACAGTTGGATCGGCGAGCCTGGGGACCGTGA
- a CDS encoding sodium/proton antiporter, CPA1 family, with protein sequence MHIAVGLVALVVVVASVAGLAERFGASPPLALVVVGVIGSFVPGVPDLKINPEVILTGLLPPLLYASAIRMSFVDIKRNRRPILLLSVGLVAVSTVVVGVVTWWLIPAISVAAAFALGAVVAPPDAVAASAVGRRVGMPRRTVSILEGESLFNDATSLVALDTAIAAITRNITVGEVAARFLLAAVGGIVIGIAVAMLLSFIRKHIDQPVLDTTLSFVAPYVAFLPAQAVHSSGVVAVVITGLLLSHTAPRIQSATSRISESLNWRTIQFLLENLVFLLIGLQLQDMLRGVHDSGDSFAQVATTCITVLLTCMLVRAVWVYAACGAYKIGTPKMRAAAWSWSTAAVISWCGMRGVVTLAAVFLLPDSIPQLPLLKLAAFTVVAGTLLIQGLTLPMLVRRLGLRGPDAAEDALQAASLVSEATRAGLERLEEVREPSDPEEVIEQLRARATSRSNQAWERLGRSESELEPPSVTYRRLRVQMLDAERETILDARDAGTLDYPVLQAAMSAVDVEESLLDRLESADSRLENDLVPRPSVDGECEHLRDVPRTAVPKTPGACAECLEEGTAWVHLRMCLSCGHVGCCDSSVGLHAEGHFRQTGHPVMRSVEPGEAWRWCYVDERLG encoded by the coding sequence GTGCACATCGCCGTCGGTTTGGTCGCCCTCGTGGTCGTCGTCGCCAGCGTCGCCGGCCTGGCCGAGCGGTTCGGTGCCTCGCCACCGCTCGCCCTGGTCGTGGTCGGCGTCATCGGATCCTTCGTACCCGGCGTCCCGGACCTGAAGATCAACCCCGAGGTCATCCTCACCGGGCTGCTACCCCCGCTGCTCTACGCCTCGGCCATCCGGATGTCCTTCGTCGACATCAAACGCAATCGCCGCCCGATCCTGCTGCTGTCGGTCGGGTTGGTGGCCGTGAGCACGGTCGTGGTCGGGGTCGTCACCTGGTGGCTGATCCCGGCGATCTCGGTCGCCGCCGCGTTCGCCCTCGGCGCTGTGGTTGCGCCCCCGGACGCGGTGGCCGCCAGCGCCGTGGGGCGGCGCGTCGGCATGCCGCGTCGCACCGTCTCGATCCTGGAGGGCGAGAGCCTCTTCAACGACGCCACCTCCCTGGTCGCCCTCGACACCGCGATCGCCGCAATCACCAGGAACATCACCGTCGGCGAGGTGGCTGCCCGCTTCCTGCTCGCGGCCGTGGGTGGCATCGTCATCGGCATCGCGGTGGCGATGCTGCTCAGCTTCATCCGCAAGCACATCGATCAGCCCGTGCTCGACACGACGCTCTCCTTCGTCGCCCCCTACGTCGCCTTCCTGCCGGCCCAAGCGGTGCACTCTTCGGGCGTGGTCGCCGTCGTGATCACCGGCCTGCTGCTCAGCCATACCGCGCCCCGCATCCAATCGGCGACCTCGCGCATCTCCGAGAGCCTGAACTGGCGCACCATCCAGTTCCTGCTGGAGAACCTGGTCTTCCTGCTCATCGGACTGCAGTTGCAGGACATGCTTCGCGGGGTCCACGACTCCGGTGACTCCTTCGCGCAGGTGGCGACGACCTGCATCACGGTGCTGCTGACCTGCATGCTGGTGCGAGCCGTCTGGGTCTATGCCGCCTGCGGCGCCTACAAGATCGGGACGCCGAAGATGCGGGCCGCCGCCTGGAGTTGGTCGACGGCGGCCGTCATCTCCTGGTGCGGGATGCGAGGCGTGGTGACCCTGGCCGCGGTCTTCCTGCTCCCCGACAGCATCCCGCAGCTGCCGTTGCTGAAACTCGCCGCCTTCACCGTCGTCGCCGGCACGCTGCTGATCCAGGGCCTGACTCTCCCGATGCTGGTCCGCCGTCTCGGTCTGCGGGGGCCCGATGCCGCCGAGGACGCGCTGCAGGCCGCCTCGCTGGTCTCCGAAGCGACCCGGGCCGGCCTGGAGCGCCTGGAGGAGGTGCGGGAGCCGTCCGACCCGGAGGAGGTCATCGAACAGCTCCGGGCCCGGGCCACCAGCCGCAGCAACCAGGCCTGGGAGCGGCTCGGGCGTAGCGAGTCCGAACTCGAGCCACCGTCGGTGACGTATCGGCGGTTGCGGGTGCAGATGCTGGACGCCGAGCGGGAGACGATTCTCGACGCCCGCGACGCCGGCACGCTCGACTATCCGGTGCTGCAGGCGGCCATGTCGGCCGTCGACGTCGAGGAGTCGCTGCTGGACCGGCTGGAGAGCGCGGATTCGCGGCTGGAGAACGACCTGGTTCCCCGCCCATCCGTCGACGGCGAGTGTGAGCACCTACGCGACGTGCCGCGTACGGCCGTGCCGAAGACGCCGGGCGCCTGCGCCGAGTGCCTGGAGGAGGGCACCGCCTGGGTGCATCTGCGAATGTGCCTGAGCTGCGGCCACGTCGGCTGCTGCGACTCCTCGGTGGGGCTGCACGCCGAGGGGCACTTCCGCCAGACCGGGCATCCGGTGATGCGCAGCGTCGAGCCGGGGGAGGCCTGGCGCTGGTGCTACGTCGACGAGCGGCTGGGCTGA